Proteins from one Fischerella sp. PCC 9605 genomic window:
- a CDS encoding class I SAM-dependent methyltransferase, producing MQLQHTCTNTSKQRLECLICQYRVDPLDESAFSTFPCSVRAFMGEKFKVWRCPNCKTIHCLDVVDLDHYYAQYPYAKATLKWVYRFVYGNLCQRLTKHGFSKTHSLLDYGCGVNGLFVQYLQKRGFANAYGYDPYAPENGFGNLTILERKPFDYILLQDVIEHVEDPNALLGKLNSLLSPSGYILIGTPNAASINLSLPEVPDSYHEVHVPYHLHIYTRESLESLGRCQGWEPVGFFDRRYDDTRWFGFNARSVNAYTSILDGSMDVIFEPLKLGKALTSPKCLFWATFGYWFSFHSAMGIMFRKSIPSN from the coding sequence ATGCAGCTACAACATACATGCACTAATACAAGCAAGCAACGTCTTGAGTGTTTGATTTGTCAATATCGCGTCGATCCGCTTGATGAATCTGCATTTTCTACGTTCCCTTGTAGTGTCAGAGCCTTTATGGGAGAAAAGTTCAAGGTTTGGCGATGTCCCAACTGCAAGACGATTCATTGTTTAGATGTCGTGGATCTTGACCACTACTACGCACAATATCCCTATGCCAAGGCGACACTCAAATGGGTATATCGATTTGTCTATGGCAATCTATGCCAACGACTGACAAAGCATGGGTTTTCTAAGACTCATTCGCTGCTCGATTATGGTTGTGGTGTCAACGGTTTGTTTGTACAATATCTGCAAAAACGCGGCTTTGCCAATGCCTACGGATATGACCCTTACGCGCCAGAGAACGGCTTCGGCAATCTGACAATCCTCGAACGTAAACCATTCGATTACATCCTGCTCCAAGATGTCATTGAACATGTTGAAGATCCTAATGCACTATTAGGTAAGTTAAACAGCTTGCTGTCCCCTAGTGGTTATATCCTAATTGGCACACCTAACGCAGCAAGTATCAACTTGAGCCTGCCTGAAGTACCCGATTCCTACCATGAGGTACATGTCCCCTACCATCTTCATATATATACGCGTGAATCCCTCGAATCCTTAGGGCGTTGTCAGGGATGGGAACCTGTAGGTTTCTTTGATCGGAGATATGACGATACACGCTGGTTCGGCTTCAACGCTCGAAGTGTAAACGCGTACACAAGCATCTTGGACGGTTCAATGGACGTTATTTTTGAGCCGCTCAAACTAGGGAAAGCGTTGACCTCACCTAAATGCCTCTTCTGGGCTACTTTCGGCTATTGGTTCAGTTTCCATTCTGCAATGGGCATTATGTTCCGCAAAAGTATTCCATCCAACTAA
- the glf gene encoding UDP-galactopyranose mutase: MKFDWLIVGAGYSACVMAERIATQLGQKVLIVERRDHIGGNAYDYYNEHGILVHKYGPHIFHTKSKKVWDYLSQFTEWRPYYHHVLGVLEGKKVPIPFNLNSLYALFPPKYAEKLENLLLENFGFGVKVPILKLRESASGDLSFLADYIYENVFLRYTMKQWGLKPEELDRGVTGRVPVYISRDNRYFQDPYQAMPKLGYTEMFRRMLAHPNIKVLLNTDYREMIDDLKFNRIICTSPIDTFFDYMYGELPYRSIHFEFETLDQEWYQEVGTVNYPNDYDITRITEQKYLSGQTSSKTTLVMEYPQAYVPGKNDPYYPILNEENRDRLNLYLKEVEKLNGTVLFAGRLADYKYYDMDQAVVRALGVFEKEIANSM; encoded by the coding sequence ATGAAATTTGATTGGCTTATCGTAGGGGCGGGATATTCAGCTTGTGTAATGGCTGAGCGGATCGCGACTCAGCTTGGGCAGAAAGTGCTGATTGTAGAACGGCGAGACCACATCGGCGGAAATGCTTATGATTACTACAACGAGCATGGCATTCTAGTTCATAAATACGGGCCTCACATCTTTCACACTAAGTCTAAGAAAGTCTGGGATTATCTCTCCCAATTTACAGAGTGGAGACCCTACTATCACCATGTACTTGGAGTATTGGAGGGCAAAAAAGTCCCTATCCCTTTTAATCTAAATTCGCTCTATGCCCTTTTTCCGCCAAAATATGCAGAAAAGCTGGAGAATTTGCTTCTAGAAAACTTCGGTTTTGGGGTCAAAGTACCCATTTTAAAACTACGTGAGAGTGCTAGTGGAGATTTAAGTTTCTTAGCTGATTATATTTATGAAAATGTCTTTCTCCGCTACACCATGAAGCAATGGGGTCTAAAACCAGAGGAACTAGATCGGGGAGTAACAGGACGTGTTCCAGTCTACATCAGTCGGGATAATCGTTATTTTCAAGACCCTTACCAAGCTATGCCCAAACTTGGCTACACCGAAATGTTCCGCCGAATGTTGGCTCATCCCAACATTAAGGTACTACTAAACACAGATTACCGCGAGATGATCGACGACCTCAAGTTTAATCGGATAATTTGCACTAGTCCAATTGATACTTTTTTTGATTATATGTATGGTGAACTGCCATACCGTAGCATACATTTTGAATTCGAGACATTAGACCAAGAATGGTATCAAGAGGTTGGTACAGTTAACTACCCCAACGACTACGACATCACCCGCATTACTGAGCAGAAGTATTTGTCAGGACAAACTTCTTCCAAAACTACCTTAGTGATGGAATATCCTCAAGCTTATGTACCAGGAAAAAATGACCCTTATTATCCCATCCTCAATGAGGAGAACCGCGATCGCCTCAACCTTTACCTCAAAGAAGTAGAAAAACTCAACGGTACAGTACTGTTTGCCGGACGACTTGCAGATTACAAGTACTACGACATGGATCAAGCTGTGGTTCGGGCACTTGGCGTATTTGAGAAAGAGATAGCAAATTCAATGTAG
- a CDS encoding UDP-N-acetylglucosamine--LPS N-acetylglucosamine transferase: MKKVYLMIYDLGAGHRSTANALQKVIEQRQLPWKIHIVDAFKEIIGTAVPHKIYNQLILKKNWAKIITEPLLVPSFKLQIRLYHFAWLARFQRYWQQHQPDMVIALLPYVNRLIYESLQAVSPGVPFATFITDHADCPPHFWIEQQEQFLICPTERAVEQAKNFGYTQERIFRTSGVVIHPRFYEPMKCDRRIERQRLGLDPDLPTGLITFGSQGSKVMLEIADCLEKSSLNLQLIFICGRNEEIANTLRRQQSRLPRYIETFTNEIPYYMHLSDFFVGKSGSVGVSEAVAMKLPVITECNAFSLFQERPSAVWIADNEIGIVVRNFRDINQAVAKLIQPETLAYYRANAAAINNKAVFEVVDILEGILENSFLEAVQKPLQV; the protein is encoded by the coding sequence ATGAAGAAAGTATATTTGATGATTTATGATTTAGGCGCAGGTCATCGCAGCACTGCCAACGCTTTGCAAAAAGTTATCGAGCAGCGGCAATTACCGTGGAAAATTCATATAGTCGATGCTTTTAAAGAAATCATTGGGACGGCTGTTCCACACAAAATTTATAATCAACTGATACTCAAAAAAAACTGGGCAAAAATTATTACTGAGCCTTTATTGGTTCCCTCATTCAAGTTACAAATACGCCTTTATCATTTTGCCTGGTTAGCACGTTTTCAAAGATACTGGCAGCAACATCAGCCCGATATGGTAATTGCATTGCTGCCGTATGTCAATCGGCTGATTTATGAAAGCTTGCAGGCAGTGTCACCCGGTGTGCCCTTTGCGACGTTTATAACCGATCATGCCGATTGCCCACCCCACTTTTGGATTGAACAGCAGGAACAGTTCTTAATTTGTCCCACTGAACGGGCGGTTGAACAAGCAAAAAACTTTGGTTATACGCAGGAGCGAATATTCCGCACTTCAGGAGTGGTAATTCACCCTCGGTTTTACGAACCCATGAAGTGCGATCGCCGCATTGAGAGACAACGCCTAGGACTAGACCCAGATTTGCCTACTGGTTTAATCACTTTTGGCAGTCAGGGGTCAAAGGTGATGCTGGAGATTGCCGATTGTCTGGAGAAATCGTCGCTGAATCTACAACTTATTTTTATTTGCGGACGCAATGAAGAAATAGCAAACACTCTGCGTCGTCAACAGAGTCGTTTGCCAAGGTACATTGAAACTTTTACGAATGAAATTCCTTACTACATGCATCTGTCCGATTTCTTCGTTGGTAAATCCGGTTCTGTAGGTGTCAGCGAGGCTGTGGCTATGAAGCTGCCAGTAATTACTGAATGCAATGCCTTCAGCTTGTTTCAAGAACGACCCTCGGCTGTGTGGATTGCAGATAATGAGATTGGTATTGTAGTCCGCAATTTTCGGGACATTAACCAAGCTGTAGCAAAGCTAATCCAGCCTGAAACCCTGGCTTACTACCGTGCCAACGCCGCCGCCATCAACAATAAAGCAGTGTTTGAAGTTGTTGATATTTTGGAAGGAATCCTTGAAAACTCCTTCTTAGAAGCTGTCCAAAAACCACTTCAGGTTTGA
- a CDS encoding glycosyltransferase family 2 protein, producing the protein MPFFSIIIPTYNRPEQLASCLESLVRLDYPHHDFEVVVVDDGSKTPLEPVVAHFHDQINLTLIQQANAGPAAARNTGVTRARGRYLAFTDDDCAPAPDWLTTLAVRFATVPDCMIGGRTVNVLDSNLYSTASQVLIDYLYTYYYYKNSSHPLSFFASNNMALPSDLFWVVGGFDTTFTLAAGEDRELCDRWLHHAYKMIYAPEVRVYHAHKLTLPTFWRQHFNYGRGAFCFHVRRSSRTDERVKVEPLKFFFNLLTYPLLQKSKQPEILVTALLIVSQLANVTGFFWERFKQYKSRQIL; encoded by the coding sequence ATACCTTTCTTCTCAATTATTATTCCTACTTACAATCGTCCAGAACAACTTGCTAGTTGTCTTGAGTCTCTGGTTCGTTTGGACTACCCACACCATGACTTTGAAGTTGTTGTGGTAGATGATGGTAGCAAAACACCATTAGAGCCTGTGGTTGCTCACTTTCATGACCAAATTAATCTAACTCTAATTCAGCAAGCCAATGCAGGCCCAGCAGCAGCCAGAAACACTGGCGTTACACGAGCAAGGGGTAGGTACTTAGCCTTCACCGATGATGATTGTGCGCCTGCGCCTGATTGGTTAACAACTTTGGCAGTTCGTTTTGCCACAGTACCAGATTGCATGATTGGCGGTCGGACTGTCAACGTCTTGGATAGCAATTTGTATTCCACTGCTAGCCAGGTATTAATTGACTACCTCTACACTTATTACTATTACAAGAATAGCTCTCATCCGTTGAGCTTTTTCGCCTCTAATAATATGGCTTTACCATCAGACCTTTTCTGGGTCGTTGGTGGTTTTGACACCACTTTTACCCTCGCTGCGGGAGAAGACCGGGAATTATGCGATCGCTGGTTGCACCACGCTTATAAGATGATTTACGCTCCAGAAGTTCGGGTCTATCATGCCCATAAACTCACATTACCCACTTTTTGGCGTCAACACTTCAACTATGGACGGGGTGCTTTTTGCTTTCACGTCCGCAGGTCTTCTCGTACTGATGAGCGCGTCAAAGTTGAACCACTCAAGTTTTTTTTTAATTTACTCACTTACCCTTTATTGCAAAAATCTAAACAGCCAGAAATCTTAGTGACAGCATTGTTGATAGTATCCCAATTAGCAAATGTAACAGGTTTTTTTTGGGAGCGTTTTAAACAATATAAATCCAGACAAATATTATAA
- a CDS encoding glycosyltransferase family 2 protein: MSSPLLSIIIPTRDRPHLLPRAVQSALTQTMNDLEVIVVDDGSVQPVELPSDRRLRVIRLSKSCGGARARNVGIEAAQGRWITYLDDDDRLLPHMAEVSLEALAQATLPPPVAVISGIEEMNAQGRVIEKRFPPPVRPRGAHFSLEELEPGCSYYTKQTLVVEQKVIRQIGGWDETFRSRVHSDLFLRLNPLCSILGLPIVTYQLYAHKGNRVSKDPMLRQESFKLLIDKHRELFEAHPKMFANFLYEHAWMSYQVGQKHAAFSSIRWALKLHPLHTLTRIVFPFWGKQADWSSLCKSLWNSKYLSSQLLFLLTIVQNNLLVVLSLWFVWTTHTMTLKLLW; this comes from the coding sequence ATGAGCAGCCCTTTACTCAGTATCATCATCCCAACCCGCGATCGCCCTCACTTACTTCCTCGCGCTGTCCAAAGTGCCTTGACACAAACGATGAATGATTTAGAGGTCATCGTCGTTGATGACGGCTCGGTACAGCCAGTTGAGTTACCAAGCGATCGTCGATTGCGAGTTATTCGGCTGTCAAAATCTTGTGGAGGCGCACGGGCGCGTAACGTCGGGATTGAAGCAGCGCAGGGTCGTTGGATTACATACCTGGATGACGACGATCGGCTTCTTCCTCATATGGCAGAAGTGTCGCTCGAAGCGTTAGCGCAAGCGACACTTCCCCCACCTGTTGCAGTTATTTCCGGGATAGAGGAGATGAATGCTCAAGGTCGGGTCATTGAAAAACGCTTTCCGCCTCCAGTTCGTCCACGCGGTGCCCATTTTTCCTTAGAGGAACTTGAGCCAGGTTGTTCATATTACACCAAGCAGACCCTAGTCGTGGAACAGAAGGTCATTCGCCAAATCGGCGGTTGGGATGAAACATTTCGCTCTCGTGTTCATTCTGATCTTTTCCTGCGCCTCAACCCACTCTGCTCAATTCTAGGTCTACCGATTGTTACATACCAACTCTATGCTCATAAAGGTAATCGTGTGTCCAAAGACCCGATGCTTCGTCAGGAGAGTTTTAAACTCCTCATCGATAAACATCGGGAGCTTTTTGAAGCGCACCCCAAGATGTTTGCCAACTTTTTATACGAACACGCTTGGATGTCATACCAGGTTGGTCAAAAACACGCAGCATTCTCCAGCATACGCTGGGCGCTAAAACTCCATCCACTTCACACCCTCACCCGAATTGTTTTCCCATTCTGGGGAAAACAGGCGGATTGGTCAAGTCTATGTAAGTCATTATGGAACAGCAAATACCTTTCTTCTCAATTATTATTCCTACTTACAATCGTCCAGAACAACTTGCTAGTTGTCTTGAGTCTCTGGTTCGTTTGGACTACCCACACCATGACTTTGAAGTTGTTGTGGTAG
- a CDS encoding lipopolysaccharide biosynthesis protein, with amino-acid sequence MTQYPSGVDSEQHIRTDALNADLKKRSLKSGLITVASQPIKLALGIGSTAVLARMLTPFDFGLLAMVAPLLAFVDSLTNLGLETATVQREKLDHQQASAMFWLSLKINAVVIGLMVLMAPVLAWFYKQAELTGITLMLAVGVLSLCLTFQHKSLLKRQMRFEMMTAIEVASLVAGAVFAIGAAWLGLGYWALVLQVLVMQLTQSVASWFVCGWRPAKYVKNTKLDANLREMLSYGAHLSGFRFLTRIGMQLDRILVGYFSGAGALGFYHVAYTWAYFPFEQIYNPLFDVAVSSFSRTQHDPDLYRAYCRRGLMPIFAFSMPVLAFCFVEAREIILLLLGNQWLEAVPLFQLLAIAPFVGSMYRVTKWLYVSIGHTQRQLRWGLIHTPVMILAVAVGAKWGAYGVAMGYTVGICLLTYPAVAFCLKTSPLSMGDFFSVVWRPAFASVTAAVILSASQFVLPDINNAVLSLLVKMTIFGLLYILLWMIFPGGMQGTKEVLQNFQELRSKRKN; translated from the coding sequence TTGATTACAGTGGCTTCCCAGCCGATCAAGCTAGCATTGGGGATTGGCTCAACTGCTGTACTGGCTCGGATGCTGACACCATTTGACTTTGGTTTGCTGGCGATGGTGGCTCCACTGCTTGCATTTGTAGACAGCTTGACCAATCTTGGTTTGGAGACAGCAACGGTACAACGAGAAAAATTAGATCATCAGCAAGCCAGCGCTATGTTCTGGCTGTCTTTAAAAATCAACGCTGTGGTCATAGGATTGATGGTGTTGATGGCTCCTGTTCTCGCGTGGTTCTATAAACAGGCGGAACTAACAGGAATTACGCTGATGCTAGCAGTTGGCGTTTTGAGTTTGTGTTTAACATTTCAGCACAAATCATTACTCAAGCGACAGATGCGCTTTGAGATGATGACCGCGATCGAAGTTGCTTCCCTGGTAGCAGGTGCTGTTTTTGCCATAGGTGCGGCTTGGCTTGGCCTTGGCTACTGGGCGTTAGTCTTGCAGGTGCTTGTGATGCAACTGACCCAAAGCGTTGCTAGTTGGTTTGTTTGTGGTTGGCGACCTGCGAAGTATGTCAAAAACACAAAATTAGATGCCAATCTGCGAGAAATGCTTTCTTATGGAGCGCACCTCAGTGGCTTCCGGTTCCTCACGCGCATTGGGATGCAACTTGACCGCATTCTCGTTGGCTATTTTAGCGGTGCGGGAGCGCTTGGTTTTTATCACGTTGCCTACACGTGGGCATATTTTCCCTTTGAACAGATTTATAATCCTCTGTTCGATGTGGCTGTGTCTAGCTTCAGCCGTACCCAGCATGACCCAGACTTGTACCGTGCTTACTGTCGCCGAGGGTTAATGCCAATCTTTGCCTTTTCTATGCCGGTGCTGGCGTTTTGCTTTGTGGAAGCCCGTGAGATTATCCTGCTGCTACTGGGAAACCAATGGTTAGAGGCGGTTCCACTCTTCCAACTGCTGGCGATCGCGCCCTTTGTCGGTAGTATGTACAGAGTCACAAAATGGCTCTACGTGTCGATAGGTCATACTCAACGACAGTTACGCTGGGGTCTGATTCACACTCCTGTGATGATTCTCGCCGTAGCAGTTGGTGCAAAGTGGGGAGCTTATGGTGTTGCAATGGGTTATACAGTGGGAATTTGCCTGCTGACTTACCCAGCGGTTGCATTTTGTCTAAAAACATCGCCTCTATCAATGGGTGATTTTTTCAGTGTTGTGTGGCGACCTGCATTCGCATCTGTAACAGCAGCAGTCATACTCTCTGCAAGTCAATTTGTTTTACCAGATATTAATAATGCTGTCTTAAGTTTGCTCGTCAAGATGACAATTTTTGGATTGCTTTACATTCTTCTGTGGATGATTTTTCCAGGTGGGATGCAAGGGACAAAAGAAGTTTTACAAAATTTCCAGGAACTCCGTTCCAAGCGGAAAAATTAG